A genomic region of Cannabis sativa cultivar Pink pepper isolate KNU-18-1 chromosome 1, ASM2916894v1, whole genome shotgun sequence contains the following coding sequences:
- the LOC115703828 gene encoding uncharacterized protein LOC115703828, whose amino-acid sequence MEVSGNASEPYENSGSPRRGGVGGGMLNHLPPLSLFHSPLSFLLEYSGILPARSTHRDSEEEAVNSVGAVTPDSPPTSPAPCAAGGTSGGDSAEVSIRIIGGGEQEDRSVSSPRRSGEGGVDGDGSLRMHELDDQPGSARIGSGAGVAEASGRAPLVSPSSSVPVSRSGVSSLQDESSSQSYDIQQIAKWIEQILPFSILLLVVFIRQHLLGFFVTIWISAVMFKSNDIVRRQTALKGERKTYVLLGIFSAFMLHVVGIYWWFQNDDLLYPLVMLPPKAIPPFWHAIFIVLVNDTLVRQVAMAFKCLLLIYYKNGRGYNFRRQGQLLTLLEYALLLYRAFLPTPVWYRFFLNKENGSLFSSLTTGLYLTFKLTSIVEKVQFFFAAAKALTRKELQFGSHATPEQVNAAGDLCAICQEKMHAPILLRCKHIFCEDCVSEWFERERTCPLCRAMVKPPDLQTFGDGSTNLLFQLF is encoded by the exons ATGGAGGTGTCTGGTAACGCTTCTGAACCCTACGAAAACAGTGGTAGTCCGAGAAGAGGTGGTGTTGGTGGTGGCATGTTGAACCATCTGCCTCCCCTCAGTTTGTTTCATTCGCCGTTATCGTTTTTGTTGGAGTATTCCGGTATACTTCCGGCGAGGTCAACTCACCGGGATAGCGAGGAGGAAGCGGTCAATAGCGTTGGCGCTGTTACTCCTGATTCGCCGCCTACCTCCCCTGCTCCGTGTGCAGCTGGCGGAACCAGCGGCGGTGACTCGGCTGAGGTTTCGATTAGGATTATCGGCGGTGGAGAGCAGGAGGATAGGTCTGTTTCTTCTCCGCGGCGTAGCGGAGAAGGAGGTGTGGATGGGGATGGTTCGTTGAGAATGCATGAATTGGATGATCAGCCTGGTTCTGCACGAATTGGCAGCGGCGCAGGAGTTGCGGAGGCGAGCGGGAGAGCGCCCCTGGTTTCTCCTTCGTCGTCGGTACCCGTATCTCGTTCCGGAGTTTCGTCTCTTCAGGATGAGTCTTCTTCCCAGAGTTACGACATTCAACAAATTGCCAAATGGATTGAGCAAATTCTTCCGTTTTCAATTCTCTTGTTGGTGGTCTTCATTCGTCAGCATTTGCTAG gtttttttgttacaatatggATATCAGCTGTTATGTTTAAATCTAATGATATTGTGCGGAGGCAAACAGCTTTAAAG GGAGAAAGGAAAACTTATGTCCTTCTTGGCATTTTTAGCGCTTTTATGCTTCATGTGGTTGGTATTTACTGGTGGTTTCAAAATGATGATCTATTATATCCGTTGGTCATGCTTCCTCCGAAAGCAATACCACCTTTCTGGCATGctattttcatcgttttagtGAATg ATACACTGGTGAGGCAGGTGGCAATGGCTTTCAAGTGTTTGCTGCTTATATATTACAAGAATGGGAGAGGCTATAACTTCCGCCGGCAG GGACAACTGTTAACCCTGCTTGAATATGCATTGCTGTTGTACCGTGCTTTTTTACCTACACCTGTCTGGTATCGCTTCTTCTTAAACAAAGAAAATGGAAGCCTCTTCTCATCACTAACCACAGGATTGTATCTAACGTTTAAGCTTACATCTATAGTCGAGAAG GTTCAATTTTTCTTTGCTGCTGCAAAGGCATTGACACGGAAGGAACTCCAATTTGGGTCTCATGCCACACCAGAACAG GTAAATGCAGCTGGAGATCTTTGTGCTATTTGCCAGGAGAAAATGCATGCTCCAATTCTTTTGCGTTGTAAACACATCTTCTGCGAGGACTGTGTTTCAGAGTG GTTTGAGAGAGAAAGGACTTGTCCTCTATGCAGGGCAATGGTTAAACCTCCTGATTTACAAACTTTCGGGGACGGATCAACGAATTTGCTGTTTCAGCTATTCTGA
- the LOC115705545 gene encoding large ribosomal subunit protein uL16 isoform X2 — MGRRPARCYRQIKNKPYPKSRFCRGVPDPKIRIYDVGMKKKGVDEFPFCVHLVSWEKENVSSEALEAARIACNKYMAKFAGKDAFHLRVRVHPFHVLRINKMLSCAGADRLQTGMRGAFGKPQGVCARVSIGQVLLSVRCKDSNSHHAQEALRRAKFKFPGRQKIIVSRKWGFTKFSRADYVKFKSENRIIADGVNAKLLGCHGRLDNRQPGKAFLTAV, encoded by the exons ATGGGTAGAC GACCTGCAAGGTGTTACCGTCAAATCAAGAACAAACCTTACCCAAAGTCAAGGTTTTGCCGTGGTGTTCCTGATCCTAAGATCAGAATTTACGATGTTGGAATGAAGAAGAAGGGTGTTGATGAATTCCCATTCTGCGTTCACCTCGTGAGTTGGGAGAAGGAGAATGTTTCGTCAGAGGCATTGGAAGCAGCTAGGATTGCTTGCAACAAGTACATGGCTAAGTTTGCCGGAAAAGATGCTTTCCATTTGAGGGTGAGGGTGCACCCTTTCCATGTTCTGCGTATTAACAAGATGCTTTCGTGCGCTGGAGCTGATAGGCTCCAGACAGGAATGAGAGGTGCTTTCGGGAAACCTCAAGGCGTGTGTGCCAGAGTCAGCATTGGTCAGGTCCTTCTCTCCGTTCGTTGCAAGGACAGCAACAGCCATCATGCTCAGGAGGCCCTCCGCCGTGCTAAGTTCAAGTTCCCTGGCCGTCAAAAGATCATTGTCAGCAGGAAGTG GGGATTCACCAAGTTCAGCCGTGCTGATTATGTGAAATTCAAGTCAGAGAACAGGATTATAGCAGATGGTGTCAATGCCAAG CTTCTTGGATGCCATGGTCGTTTAGATAACCGTCAGCCTGGAAAGGCCTTCCTCACTGCTGTCTAA
- the LOC115705545 gene encoding large ribosomal subunit protein uL16 isoform X1, with translation MGRRPARCYRQIKNKPYPKSRFCRGVPDPKIRIYDVGMKKKGVDEFPFCVHLVSWEKENVSSEALEAARIACNKYMAKFAGKDAFHLRVRVHPFHVLRINKMLSCAGADRLQTGMRGAFGKPQGVCARVSIGQVLLSVRCKDSNSHHAQEALRRAKFKFPGRQKIIVSRKWGFTKFSRADYVKFKSENRIIADGVNAKVFIYIKTINGIINNANFSLTNDMLCFDCAASWMPWSFR, from the exons ATGGGTAGAC GACCTGCAAGGTGTTACCGTCAAATCAAGAACAAACCTTACCCAAAGTCAAGGTTTTGCCGTGGTGTTCCTGATCCTAAGATCAGAATTTACGATGTTGGAATGAAGAAGAAGGGTGTTGATGAATTCCCATTCTGCGTTCACCTCGTGAGTTGGGAGAAGGAGAATGTTTCGTCAGAGGCATTGGAAGCAGCTAGGATTGCTTGCAACAAGTACATGGCTAAGTTTGCCGGAAAAGATGCTTTCCATTTGAGGGTGAGGGTGCACCCTTTCCATGTTCTGCGTATTAACAAGATGCTTTCGTGCGCTGGAGCTGATAGGCTCCAGACAGGAATGAGAGGTGCTTTCGGGAAACCTCAAGGCGTGTGTGCCAGAGTCAGCATTGGTCAGGTCCTTCTCTCCGTTCGTTGCAAGGACAGCAACAGCCATCATGCTCAGGAGGCCCTCCGCCGTGCTAAGTTCAAGTTCCCTGGCCGTCAAAAGATCATTGTCAGCAGGAAGTG GGGATTCACCAAGTTCAGCCGTGCTGATTATGTGAAATTCAAGTCAGAGAACAGGATTATAGCAGATGGTGTCAATGCCAAGGTATTTATTTacatcaaaacaataaatgggATAATTAATAATGcaaatttttctttgactaatgaTATGCTGTGCTTTGATTGTGCAGCTTCTTGGATGCCATGGTCGTTTAGATAA
- the LOC115705544 gene encoding hydroxyacylglutathione hydrolase cytoplasmic produces the protein MKIHHIPCLEDNYSYLIIDESTKEAAAVDPVEPEKVLNVAQQHGVVLKLVLTTHHHWDHAGGNEKLRQLVPGIKVYGGSKDNVKGCTDIVDNGDKISLGADISILALHTPCHTNGHISYYVTGKEGEDPAVFTGDTLFVAGCGKFFEGTAEQMHQSLCVTLASLPKPTRVYCGHEYTVKNLQFAVTVEPENVKLQQKLSWAQQQRKAGLPTIPSTIEEEMETNPFIRVDLPEIQEKVGCDSAVEAIHEIRKRKDNWRG, from the exons ATGAAGATTCATCACATTCCATGTTTGGAGGACAACTACTCTTACTT GATTATCGATGAGAGCACCAAGGAAGCCGCAGCAGTTGATCCTGTAGAGCCCGAGAAGGTTCTCAACGTTGCTCAACAACATGGCGTCGTTCTTAAGCTTGTTCTCACCACTCATCACCACTG GGATCATGCTGGTGGAAATGAAAAGCTAAGGCAATTAGTCCCTGGGATTAAGGTGTATGGCGGTTCTAAGGACAATGTGAAGGGCTGCACTGATATTGTAGACAATGGTGATAAAATTTCACTTGGAGCTGATATTAGTATATTGGCGCTTCACACTCCTTG CCACACCAATGGTCATATTAGTTATTATGTAACTGGCAAAGAGGGAGAGGATCCAGCTGTTTTTACTGGAGATACTCTT TTTGTAGCTGGCTGCGGGAAATTTTTTGAAGGGACAGCAGAGCAGATGCATCAGTCCCTATGTGTGACATTAGCGTCATTGCCTAAGCCAACTCGAGTTTACTGTGGTCATGAG TACACTGTCAAGAACTTGCAGTTTGCTGTCACAGTTGAACCAGAAAATGTGAAACTACAGCAAAAACTATCATGGGCCCAGCAGCAGCGCAAAGCAGGCCTCCCCACAATTCCTTCAACAATCGAGGAGGAGATGGAGACAAACCCATTCATTCGGGTTGATCTGCCAGAGATTCAG GAGAAGGTTGGGTGTGACTCAGCTGTGGAAGCCATCCACGAGATAAGGAAGAGGAAGGACAATTGGAGGGGCTAA
- the LOC115703671 gene encoding heat shock 70 kDa protein, mitochondrial: MATAALLRSIRRRDVASVPLSAYRSFTSTAKPSHLGQKWSTLVRPFSTKPAGQDVIGIDLGTTNSCVAVMEGKNPKVIENSEGARTTPSVVAFNQKGELLVGTPAKRQAVTNPTNTIFGTKRLIGRRFDDAQTQKEMKMVPYKIVKAPNGDAWVEANGQQYSPSQIGAFVLTKMKETAEAYLGKSVSKAVVTVPAYFNDAQRQATKDAGRIAGLDVQRIINEPTAAALSYGMNNKEGLIAVFDLGGGTFDVSILEISNGVFEVKATNGDTFLGGEDFDNALLDFLVSEFKRTEGIDLAKDRLALQRLRESAEKAKIELSSTSQTEINLPFITADASGAKHLNITLTRSKFETLVNHLIERTKAPCKNCLKDANISIKEVDEVLLVGGMTRVPKVQEVVTAIFGKSPSKGVNPDEAVAMGAALQGGILRGDVKELLLLDVTPLSLGIETLGGIFTRLINRNTTIPTKKSQVFSTAADNQTQVGIKVLQGEREMASDNKLLGEFELVGIPPAPRGLPQIEVTFDIDANGMVTVSAKDKSTGKEQQITIRSSGGLSEDEIEKMVREAELHAQKDQERKALIDIRNSADTTIYSIEKSLAEYREKIPAEVAKEIEDAVADLRKAMGEDNVDEIKAKLDVANKAVSKIGQHMSGGSSSDSSSGGSQGGEQAPEADFEEVKK; encoded by the exons ATGGCCACTGCTGCGTTGCTTCGATCCATTCGAAGACGGGATGTTGCTTCCGTTCCTCTCTCTGCATACAGATCT tTCACTAGCACTGCCAAGCCATCTCATCTCGGCCAGAAGTGGTCAACCTTGGTGAGACCTTTCAG TACAAAACCTGCTGGACAAGATGTTATTGGTATTGACTTGGGTACTACCAACTCTTGTGTTGCTGTTATGGAGGGCAAG AATCCCAAAGTTATTGAGAACTCGGAAGGAGCTCGTACCACACCATCAGTTGTTGCATTTAACCAGAAAGGAGAACTACTTGTTGGTACTCCAGCAAAGCGTCAGGCTGTGACCAATCCAACTAACACTATCTTTGGCACCAAGCGTTTGATTGGAAGACGGTTTGATGATGCTCAAACACAGAAAGAGATGAAGATGGTTCCTTACAAGATTGTTAAGGCCCCAAATGGTGATGCTTGGGTAGAGGCTAATGGACAGCAATATTCCCCCAGCCAAATTGGAGCATTTGTTCTCACCAAAATGAAAGAGACTGCTGAAGCTTACCTTGGAAAGAGTGTATCAAAAGCTGTTGTCACTGTTCCAGCTTATTTCAATGATGCCCAGAGACAAGCAACAAAAGATGCTGGCAGAATTGCAGGCCTTGACGTACAGAGGATAATTAATGAGCCTACTGCAGCTGCACTTTCTTATGGAATGAACAACAAAGAAGGTCTTATAGCAGTTTTTGATCTTGGAGGTGGGACATTCGATGTCTCCATTTTAGAGATATCTAATGGTGTATTTGAG GTGAAAGCAACAAACGGTGACACATTCTTGGGAGGAGAGGACTTTGACAATGCTTTGTTGGATTTCTTAGTGAGTGAGTTTAAGAGGACCGAGGGTATTGATCTTGCGAAAGATAGGCTTGCACTGCAAAGACTTCGAGAGTCAGCTGAGAAGGCCAAGATTGAACTCTCATCGACTTCTCAAACTGAGATAAATCTACCATTTATTACAGCTGATGCTTCGGGTGCCAAACATCTTAATATTACACTAACCAGATCTAAATTTGAAACATTAGTGAACCACTTGATTGAGAGGACCAAGGCCCCATGCAAGAATTGTTTAAAGGATGCAAATATATCCATCAAGGAAGTGGATGAGGTTCTACTTGTTGGAGGAATGACCCGTGTTCCCAAGGTGCAAGAGGTTGTTACAGCAATTTTCGGAAAGAGTCCTAGTAAAGGAGTAAATCCTGATGAAGCTGTAGCCATGGGAGCTGCTCTTCAGGGTGGTATTCTTCGTGGTGATGTTAAGGAGCTGCTTCTGTTAGATGTCACCCCTCTGTCACTAGGAATTGAGACGTTGGGTGGCATTTTCACCAGGCTTATCAACCGAAACACAACAATCCCTACAAAGAAGAGTCAG GTATTCTCAACTGCAGCAGATAACCAGACTCAGGTTGGTATCAAGGTGCTGCAAGGTGAGCGTGAAATGGCTTCTGATAACAAGCTTCTCGGTGAGTTTGAGCTTGTAGGTATTCCACCAGCACCAAGAGGATTGCCTCAAATTGAAGTCACTTTTGACATTGATGCCAATGGTATGGTGACTGTCTCGGCCAAGGACAAGTCCACCGGAAAGGAACAACAAATAACTATCCGTTCATCTGGAGGGTTATCAGAAGACGAGATTGAGAAGATGGTCAGGGAAGCTGAATTGCATGCGCAGAAAGACCAGGAAAGGAAAGCTCTTATTGATATCAGAAACAGTGCAGACACCACCATCTACAGCATTGAGAAGAGCTTAGCAGAGTACAGAGAAAAAATTCCAGCTGAAGTAGCTAAGGAAATCGAAGATGCTGTTGCTGATTTGAGGAAGGCGATGGGAGAGGACAACGTTGACGAAATTAAGGCCAAGCTTGATGTTGCAAACAAAGCCGTATCAAAGATCGGGCAGCACATGTCTGGTGGTTCTAGCAGCGATTCTTCATCAGGTGGTTCACAGGGTGGTGAACAGGCTCCTGAGGCAGACTTCGAAGAAGTCAAGAAATGA